The region tgcaacaccccctaagtctCGTAGGTGCATAGCCCCAAGACCactgttttattttcatcttttctaGATCTTGGTCCACCTTCAGAACCTCCCCCATTTGATGCGACACCTCCCCCGCCTATCATGCCGGGAGAGGATCCTCCGCCATACACCCCCGGACCACCAGGAGCTATGCCCATGATCAACTGCAGAGTTTGTCAAGCTATGATCAGCTTGGAAGGAAAGATGCATCAACATGTTGTCAAGTGCAGTGTGTGTCTAGAGGCAACGGTGAGGGGAATTTATTTACTTGATTTCAAGTTGGGAgaatgtattgtattttttattttaaaaaactaATCAGAACTTTATTAAAGTGTAcaatcacaatttcttttttagatTTCACGTTacttaaaataatgaaatagaaaatgaacaaaaagtgtcaaaatgtatttaagaaagattttgagcaaaaaaaaaaaacaagagtatggtaatattttcaatacatttttagCATGTAAGATGCtttcataataaaaattgtTCATATAAAAGAAACTCTGTTCTAGGGTATAGTATTTGAATTGATCGGCCATCTGCTTGATTCAACGCATGGAGTCTCAGTTTGGGGGATTTTGGGGGTATGAAATTTGACCTCTGACGTCATAAAAATGGAGAAGTTCTCTGCTAAAACTGTTCATTGGGGAAGTTCTCCTGTATACCTTTCATACTAGACGCTTTCCCCTTCGCTGACGAACTTCACTGGGAAAAGAGCGCAGTGTGAAAGAGGTACTAGCCTCACACTTGTCCTACACTTGCAAGTAATTTGAAGACCATTATTTGAACATAGTGTAATGGTATGAAATCTCTAGGgaacttatttttctttaatatgatttgaagcaaattaatgaattaaatgTTGATAATTGTTGATAAACATCCATGTTCttgcaaaatcaaacaataattttCTAACTGATTTCCCTTTCAAAACAGCCAATAAAGGAAGCACCACAAGGAAAGAAATATGTCAGGTGTCCATGTAATTGCCTTCTCATCTGCAAGGCATCATCTAAGAGGATCGCGTGCCCAAGGTCGAACTGGTAAgttttgtaagaaaaaaataaacatttaaaggggtactccgggcAGAAAATATAGacagagtaaaatttacagagcaaaatgctgaaaatgtcatcaaaatctgataatgaATTATAACAAAGTTAAATTGAAGATTTATGTTTAGCAATatcttatgaaaaaaattatgtgcaTATCGGCATGAGTATTcatgaggtgggctgatgatgtcacacccccactttcctttttctaatatgttattacatgaaatcataattgtttcagtttttcatacatgtgtgaatggtATGGTGAATGATATTCTCCCTTATAATAaagtaagttgcagcaatgaatatctaatgcattatatatatcattatatcagttgtcaatccaaattttttagttcttgggggaaaaattaatgatcataatttcatatgataaatacaaaagaacaattggGGATATAACATCAGTTtgcttattgaatattcatgaaggcgTGCACAGAATTGTTTTGTTCAGAtattgcaaatctttgaaatgccataacttgttattccttgtccaattttgatcaaattttcaatgttttgtttgtcttttttttatctgttcaaaatttttgttaaTCGGGAGTACCCTATAAAAAAGCTTATTGCTTTAATATCTGttgcctatacatgtacatgtatttcaggaAATATGCTAATTTAAATTATGTCTGAGAATGCCATGGTTTCTGTAGGTACTAATTACTGTTTCAGTGTACCAGGGGAATGTACATATATTAACCATTATGTTTTCAGGGAAATTATTTGTAACAATGTCTTCAAAATGACTAATCGTCACAAACATATCCTGGAACCATGGCAATCATGTGATATTGAAGTTCAATAATAGCCAAGGGAAAGGATTTACTGGAGACAATGGAGACTCAATAATGCAATGCTGTATCCTGTATGTCAAGCAGATCCTTTTGAAATCAGTACCtattatatttttgtgaatGAAGATATGGTTTCTTAATTAATATATTATATCAGAGCATACATGCAtacaaatattatatattttttgttaactagtctacatgtatcttgtgtgcataaatgtacatgtaatcgtAAATTAAGATAAACTCTTACATACATATCCTTTATTTTAAGAATGTTATATTGACTGACCTTGAgtcgatttttaaaaattgggtACTGCACCAAAAATAAGACAGTTCTGCAGAAAAAACACTAATTATGTTTAGATTTTTGGACAAATTTAACTGATAGAGTGGTGTGTATGATTTCCATTACCTGTGGAATGTGCTGCTTCAACTAAAATGCattcaattttggtgaaaaaaatagTGAGCGTTACTATAATAAAGAAGAACAGACACAGTATGAATAAACAGAAATTGAAAGCACTTGAAGTAGAAGGATCATAATCATGAGAAAGTTGAAAGGGATTTTCTCTTCTCTGCTTTTATAATAATGTTTGACCTGTACCCTCTCACCTtgcataaaaattaaaaatcaaatgtacACAAAAACTCAGTTTTAAATCATGTGTACATGTGTGGCATATGGTATTACACTTTAAATAGCTTCATAGCTATATGTCCAAGTAAATTCTAAGTATCCATTCTGATTCTGTGATATAGAATTTAACGATTTTAAAGGGAGAGTAGGCTACtgtcagcaaaaaaaaaaaatcattatgataattGGTTCGGGTATTTATGAGTCAGCATGGATGATCTACATCTGCCTGTCTCTTGCTAGCAGAGCTAACAAGTATTGCCTTgacgtgtacatgtacatatgtatacGTAAGGTTGTTGATTGTTTTAACCAGTGCTactgtaacatacatgtatttttgtttttgcatttacatacatgtatataatgtcACAACTTACcatgttttttataatttatgaCAGTAGCATATTTTCTTACAATAAGACagtggaaaagaagaaggatTTATAGATCATGAATGTGAGAGTGAAATCTCAATAGGAGTGCTTAAATCAATCTAAAGCCATcaaattaggtaaaaatcttgcaaatCTTACTACGTCAtcattttttaaccaattctcatgatatttacctcacatattggtcttggggtaaaaaTAGGCAAGActtaatttttcatttgttgaaaCTTGCGTATGGCAGGAGTATTAATCACCTTAATAGTGATAGCTCTAGTTGCATGTACTACTTAGTGTATCTCCATTCtcattaattttttaccataaaacaactcccccccccaaaaaaaaaagctaagAGACACTTTTATAGAAGTAATGATAATGTACTATAACTGAATATACGTAGGGCAGAAAAGAAGGGGAGTGAATAATATAAGCTCCAAAGTAAACAGGAATCAAACTTTCTAAATTAACTGTTACCACAGACGTACAACGTTGCAGCATAGAGCTATAGCTCTATGGTTGCAGCAAGCTACTTACACCTCACTTAAATCTGATACTTGTAGCTGGTTCAAGACACTTTATGAATGACATGACATCAGATGATAataaaaggttgaaaaagattTCAAGTTGAAAGGTCAAGGAGCTTGATAAGAATAAATCTGACAGGCAATTGAATAATCTACATATAACAGTGCATTGAATTATGTTTATAGaagaatgaagaagaagaagaagaggtaggagaggaggggggaggatgaagaagaagaaggggaggaggaggaggagaagaagaagggggagagaggaggttgttattattattatttcaacttCATGTTGAATATATCTGGCAAGTCATCACTCACTGCTAAAGAAACAGTCTATACAGACAACAGCCGATGTACAGTACATTATGAATTGCAATGATAATAGAGTTCAAAGTACAAACATTTATACTCAGTAGTACCTGTGTGTATCAGTTTACTACTGAAATGAACACAATGCCTCGGGCTTTAATAGACACAATAATGGCCTTGGTTGTCATTTGTGATATGTGCACAAAGACTTCATGTATAGTAACACTATCAAAAAGGTCGGCAATATTATGAACAGttttattgacttgaaaacgaaAATAATAAGATAGGGAGTTGAATATTGTTTTGTGAACTTTACTCCCCTTTGCTTGTTTTGCATACAGACACTATTTTGAGGAAATTAATAATCTACAATATTATGACtcaaattcaaacaaagatTCACACTAAAATTTGTGACTGGTACATTTTGGAATTTGGAAAAATTGGATTTTGACTCAAGTTTCGTGAGTGGTGCATGCTTGGAATGAGACagatataaaaaatatagtGAGTGCTAATGAGCGCCTCATTTGCAGTAATTGGTGGTGtagaaaactacatgtacatgttataatcattaattattattaagcTAAGTTGTTATTGCATGATTAAAATGTATATCAAGCAACCATTTACCCACTGAATATCTATGTGCATGAACATGTAAATGAGATGTGCATGTAATTAAGTTCTGCcatgattatttattttgtttatcatgaacatcataattgaatgaatgGATTGTTTTTCTACCAGACTTGTCCAGTCTGCAACGCAGGTTTCATATTGCTATTAAATGGCGAAGAAAAATTACATATTCAGAAATGATAAATGGAATTTAAATTGGTATAAAGTTTAATAGGTTATCATATCTTCATTTTGTCCTATCTATTTCTATTATGTTAATACAGCAAACGCATTATCAACCTCCAGTCTACGGTGTTCCCTGCTAATGCCAGTGCTCCATCAACTCTTACTACCATATCTGGCTACAGAGTGGTATGTGCTCACTGCAACCAGTGGTTTAGGGTAAGTATTGAAgcaatgttaaaaaaattacacaacTCAGTCAGTGGTACAAATAGGCAAAAATGTTGAGGGTCGAGTGTCACTGAGATACTGTGCTCTTTCTACAAAACATTGTGAATGATTGCACCAAAGTCCCCTATACCTGACATTTGTTAATTCTGTCATTGTTTTGTCTGCCATGTGGACAATTATTTGGTTATAATGTACATTTGaggaaattcaatgaaaataatggtGTTGAAGGTATATAATGATGAtctaacaaaatatattatgtaaagaggggggggcgggggggctTTTGCCCCAGTGCgttatgaataatttttttttaaatgacattttatacAAATcctttatgaaaaattaaagtGGGTTATCTGAGCTCTCAATACATGTAAGTGTTGTTATAAATGTGATTGTTGTAATTAATCTTgatcaatattctttttttaagaatataATCAAGCTTCTATCTTTATTTCTAATGCTGGATAATTTGTATGTGCATGAACCAGGAAGACTcttgtttatgattttaattAATTTGCATTCACCTTTTATCCCTATTTTTAATGCAGTTTCCTCACCACTATGCCTTGGCCAGATGTCCGTACTGCCGGAAAGTGTAAGTATCATTGCCCATCAAGCTATCAACCTACCTATAaagtcattttaaaaaaatatagatctCTAATTAATTGTGCACTATTTGATTTAGTAGAAATCACAGATGTTGtatattgtatttgatattacatttattttctgtttGCAGTTCATCAGTTGGGCCAAGTTATGC is a window of Lytechinus variegatus isolate NC3 chromosome 2, Lvar_3.0, whole genome shotgun sequence DNA encoding:
- the LOC121407798 gene encoding type 1 phosphatidylinositol 4,5-bisphosphate 4-phosphatase-like, with protein sequence MASRQEENEPLLNNHCQDEYHEEEEIIPTAPPVHAVANVQNADLGPPSEPPPFDATPPPPIMPGEDPPPYTPGPPGAMPMINCRVCQAMISLEGKMHQHVVKCSVCLEATPIKEAPQGKKYVRCPCNCLLICKASSKRIACPRSNCKRIINLQSTVFPANASAPSTLTTISGYRVVCAHCNQWFRFPHHYALARCPYCRKVSSVGPSYAKNRCIVYAVLGIVFLAAGIGVTIGTVTLAREQGGIYFVWIGAFIVAILNFMRSCYYGSMKVSNIENE